Proteins encoded by one window of Acidimicrobiia bacterium:
- a CDS encoding TIGR03557 family F420-dependent LLM class oxidoreductase, whose amino-acid sequence MTRFAYFCGHEQWHPEQLVEHARLAEAAGFDMVMVSEHFHPWVDDHSASGFAFSTIGAMAEATERIEFTTAVTTPLFRFHPAIVAQAAATLDRLSGGRFNLGVGTGENLNEGPLGYPFPNYAERAARMREALQIMRCLLDGEKLTFDGEFYSTDRAKLYSPPLHRVPIFLAAGGPKSATLAAELADGVITSVKDPDETKANVIEPLKLAARDARTVLATRWTLHARDEDEAWEVLRPWRGLRAPGRLEAVDPADLRERADLMPREDVIGRYKLAYEPAEIIASYLPLVEEVKADVVTFQMASRDQEGLIELLGREVLPELRAR is encoded by the coding sequence ATGACCCGCTTTGCCTACTTCTGCGGTCACGAGCAATGGCATCCCGAGCAACTCGTTGAGCACGCCCGCCTGGCCGAGGCGGCCGGCTTCGACATGGTCATGGTGTCCGAACACTTCCACCCGTGGGTCGACGACCACTCGGCATCCGGGTTCGCGTTCTCGACCATCGGGGCCATGGCCGAGGCAACCGAGCGAATAGAGTTCACAACCGCAGTCACGACTCCCCTGTTTCGCTTCCACCCGGCGATCGTGGCGCAGGCTGCTGCGACACTCGACCGTTTGTCCGGCGGGCGATTCAACCTCGGAGTCGGGACCGGAGAGAACCTCAACGAAGGTCCACTCGGTTATCCGTTCCCCAACTACGCCGAGCGCGCGGCGCGCATGAGAGAGGCTCTCCAGATCATGAGATGCCTGCTCGACGGGGAGAAGCTGACTTTCGACGGCGAGTTCTACTCGACCGACAGGGCCAAGCTATACAGCCCACCGCTTCACCGTGTTCCGATCTTTCTGGCGGCCGGCGGGCCGAAGTCCGCGACGCTCGCCGCCGAGCTCGCCGACGGGGTGATCACATCCGTGAAGGACCCCGACGAGACCAAGGCGAACGTCATCGAACCGCTCAAACTTGCTGCGCGAGATGCAAGAACGGTGCTGGCGACGCGCTGGACGCTGCACGCTCGCGATGAGGATGAGGCCTGGGAAGTCCTGCGACCCTGGCGAGGACTGCGGGCGCCCGGCCGGTTGGAGGCGGTCGATCCGGCCGACCTGCGCGAGCGGGCCGATCTCATGCCCCGTGAGGACGTCATCGGCCGCTACAAACTCGCGTACGAACCGGCCGAGATCATTGCTTCCTATCTGCCGCTGGTGGAGGAAGTCAAAGCGGACGTGGTCACGTTTCAGATGGCCTCGCGTGATCAAGAAGGCCTGATCGAACTCCTCGGCAGGGAAGTCCTGCCCGAGCTGCGCGCACGGTGA
- a CDS encoding sulfite exporter TauE/SafE family protein, whose amino-acid sequence MRIGLLAALLGLIAGLTGGLFGIGGGLVAVPGLVLLFKMAQHRAHATSVTAIVPIAAAAVVPFALDSSIDWATAGSLVIGAIAGAFLGAWLMGRVDEVTLARAFLLITVVAGLRLLMLSEVDPGAILTPTGPLGTLLLILTGLAAGVLAALLGVGGGVVFVPALVVLFGLEQHLAQGTSLAAIVPTTLVASLRHARRGRVDWMLAAAVALGGIAGGLLGAELALDLAPELLRRLFVGLLMIVSIRMAAKTRRAQT is encoded by the coding sequence GTGCGAATCGGCCTGCTGGCTGCTCTTCTCGGCCTGATCGCCGGTCTGACCGGTGGCCTGTTCGGCATAGGCGGAGGGCTGGTTGCCGTGCCGGGCCTGGTCCTCCTATTCAAGATGGCTCAACATCGTGCCCACGCGACGTCGGTGACCGCCATCGTTCCCATTGCAGCTGCTGCCGTCGTACCGTTCGCGCTCGACAGTTCTATCGATTGGGCGACCGCAGGATCTCTGGTGATAGGTGCCATCGCAGGTGCGTTCCTCGGCGCCTGGTTGATGGGACGGGTCGACGAGGTCACGCTGGCCCGGGCGTTTCTCCTGATCACGGTCGTGGCGGGCTTGCGACTTCTGATGCTCTCAGAGGTCGACCCCGGTGCCATCCTCACCCCGACCGGCCCGCTCGGCACGCTGCTGTTGATACTGACCGGATTGGCCGCGGGCGTGCTCGCCGCGCTGCTGGGAGTCGGCGGAGGCGTTGTCTTCGTTCCTGCACTCGTGGTGCTGTTCGGGCTCGAACAGCACCTGGCCCAGGGAACCTCCCTGGCAGCGATCGTGCCGACCACCCTCGTTGCCTCACTCCGCCATGCCCGGCGCGGAAGGGTGGACTGGATGCTGGCCGCCGCCGTCGCATTGGGCGGAATCGCCGGCGGGCTACTCGGCGCGGAACTGGCTTTGGACCTGGCCCCCGAACTGCTGCGCAGGCTTTTCGTCGGTCTACTGATGATCGTTTCGATCCGAATGGCCGCCAAGACCCGCAGAGCTCAGACCTGA
- a CDS encoding metal-dependent hydrolase: MIFWHVGGTILAFRYVFRDPDVDLRFLALGSVLPDLLDKPIGTIFFADTFASGQIFGHSLLFASLLMVIVLLMTRRGVRRKRMMALAVGALFHLALDAMWAVKETFLWPAFGWGFPPGPDFYWTGFLDRVVSDPWRLVQEIAGLLYLLYLWRKAELGDPARRSALWKSGTIQV, encoded by the coding sequence GTGATCTTCTGGCACGTCGGCGGGACGATCCTGGCCTTTCGCTACGTATTCAGGGATCCGGACGTCGATCTTCGCTTCCTGGCGCTCGGATCGGTACTCCCGGATCTCCTCGACAAGCCGATCGGAACGATCTTCTTCGCCGACACCTTCGCGTCGGGTCAGATATTCGGGCACTCGCTGCTGTTCGCTTCGCTGCTCATGGTGATCGTGCTGCTGATGACCCGGCGCGGTGTCCGGCGCAAGAGAATGATGGCGCTGGCGGTGGGGGCTCTGTTCCATCTCGCCCTGGATGCCATGTGGGCGGTCAAGGAGACCTTCCTGTGGCCTGCGTTCGGGTGGGGTTTCCCGCCGGGACCGGATTTCTATTGGACCGGTTTCCTGGATCGGGTCGTGTCCGATCCGTGGCGGCTCGTTCAGGAGATCGCCGGCCTCCTGTATCTGCTGTATCTGTGGCGAAAGGCGGAACTCGGGGATCCAGCCCGTCGTTCGGCACTGTGGAAGTCGGGAACGATTCAGGTCTGA
- a CDS encoding ribonuclease HI family protein codes for MSRRFVIYTDGASRGNPGPSSIGAAIYFEAPEGLEEVASISEPIGHTTNNVAEYKAVIAGLELVGMFDPDDVLVRADSQLLVRQLDGQYRVKAPNLKPLYEEVRRLVEALPSVDFEHVRREANTRADGLANEALDRP; via the coding sequence ATGAGCAGGAGATTCGTCATCTACACGGATGGTGCTTCGCGCGGGAATCCCGGCCCGTCTTCTATTGGAGCCGCCATCTACTTCGAGGCCCCGGAAGGTCTCGAGGAGGTCGCCAGTATCAGCGAGCCGATCGGTCACACGACGAACAACGTTGCGGAGTACAAAGCCGTGATCGCCGGACTGGAACTCGTCGGAATGTTCGACCCCGACGATGTGCTCGTCCGTGCAGACTCTCAACTCCTGGTTCGACAACTCGACGGGCAATACAGGGTGAAGGCGCCCAATCTCAAACCGCTCTATGAAGAGGTCCGGAGGCTGGTCGAAGCGTTGCCGAGTGTTGACTTCGAACACGTGCGACGCGAAGCCAACACGCGAGCCGACGGTCTTGCCAACGAGGCACTCGATCGGCCGTGA
- a CDS encoding C4-type zinc ribbon domain-containing protein, with protein MKDLQSFGDLLDLQDVDLDIDRLLHNRGTLPILDGYKTAHGATVAARGEFEKLDAELKLASRDLDKAEGELEILEEKLGREEKRLFAGGMSARETENMRNEVVSLRAKQSEMEDLVLGLIDAREGLEKRAGAAGARHEELKAVEAGLEAEVAQAWKKIDAELARREASKAEIVPLIPPDFLDMYERLRAAKQGVAISRLVDGVCGGCHLALSAAEQLEVAAEDPPLCLHCRRILVL; from the coding sequence ATGAAAGATTTGCAGAGTTTCGGTGATTTGCTCGATCTTCAGGATGTGGATCTCGACATCGACCGGCTTCTCCACAACAGAGGAACTCTGCCGATACTCGACGGCTACAAGACCGCCCACGGGGCGACGGTGGCGGCCAGAGGCGAGTTCGAGAAACTCGATGCCGAGCTGAAACTGGCCTCGCGTGATCTGGACAAGGCCGAGGGTGAGCTGGAGATCCTCGAGGAGAAGCTGGGACGTGAAGAGAAGCGACTCTTCGCAGGCGGTATGAGCGCTCGGGAGACCGAGAACATGCGCAACGAAGTGGTTTCCCTGCGTGCGAAGCAAAGCGAGATGGAGGATCTCGTGCTCGGGTTGATCGACGCACGCGAAGGCCTGGAGAAGCGAGCCGGCGCGGCCGGTGCCCGACACGAAGAGTTGAAAGCAGTCGAGGCCGGGTTGGAGGCTGAGGTTGCGCAGGCGTGGAAGAAGATCGATGCCGAACTCGCCAGGCGGGAAGCCAGCAAGGCGGAGATCGTTCCCCTTATCCCGCCCGATTTCCTCGACATGTACGAACGTCTGCGCGCTGCCAAGCAGGGAGTGGCGATAAGCCGCCTCGTCGACGGCGTATGCGGCGGATGCCATCTGGCGCTCTCGGCCGCCGAACAACTCGAAGTGGCCGCAGAGGATCCACCCCTGTGCCTGCACTGCCGTCGAATCCTCGTTCTATGA